One Cicer arietinum cultivar CDC Frontier isolate Library 1 chromosome 8, Cicar.CDCFrontier_v2.0, whole genome shotgun sequence DNA segment encodes these proteins:
- the LOC101505980 gene encoding uncharacterized protein, whose product MELFSPPSQAPPSQAPPSQAPPSQAPPSQAPPSQAPPSQAPPSQAPPSQAPPSQAPPSQAPPSQAPPSQAPPSQAPPSQATTSLAVQTIEPHLSPVTTTPTTVQATEATPSQVTTPRSVQETETTHFQETSSHSEDVVEDEPEISQKRNFTFWDVEVINEAGHISKTHLRVSDVLEAPPNVSRIITRWNSNGQPVGSAAGLLGGFLGEIARKFKDFPIMYDNWKLVPSTRKNEIFKDKIQSKFVVDDKDNKKYILSSLGKKWRDARCRLFKKFYKWDISLEENLQNYPRSINQDHWTIFVQYRRKTDTVEKADKNAANREKLKILHTLGSKTLARKRDELELRDGRKYSRGEMYSICHKKSDGSFVNDEAKEKYEQLQVEIGKTPSPNEAFVNVFGKEHPGYVRCMGLGITPSQITTSTSHSVRSMSSSEANEKMEKMQAEIDRLKKRDSEVDMLKEQIAFLMQMQNSRDKHAMDIESPIDGRRSSESSHQPDDRGTTSLGTN is encoded by the exons CACCGCCTTCTCAAGCACCACCTTCTCAAGCACCACCTTCTCAAGCACCACCTTCTCAAGCACCACCTTCTCAAGCACCACCTTCTCAAGCACCACCTTCTCAAGCACCACCTTCTCAAGCACCACCTTCTCAAGCACCACCTTCTCAAGCACCACCTTCTCAAGCACCACCTTCTCAAGCACCACCTTCTCAAGCACCACCTTCTCAAGCACCACCTTCTCAAGCGACAACATCGCTAGCTGTGCAAACGATAGAACCACATCTTTCTCCGGTGACAACAACACCAACTACTGTGCAAGCGACAGAAGCAACACCTTCTCAAGTGACAACACCAAGATCAGTGCAAGAGACAGAAACAACACATTTCCAAGAGACATCCTCTCACTCTGAAGATGTGGTAGAAGATGAGCcagaaatttctcaaaaaaggaATTTTACATTTTGGGATGTAGAAGTCATTA ATGAGGCGGGACATATTTCAAAGACACACTTAAGGGTATCAGACGTGCTTGAAGCTCCTCCTAATGTTAGCAGAATAATAACTAGATGGAATTCAAATGGGCAACCGGTAGGATCAGCTGCTGGTTTGTTAGGCGGTTTTTTGGGTGAAATTGCAAGGAAGTTTAAGGATTTTCCTATAATGTACGACAATTGGAAACTAGTTCCATCGacaagaaaaaatgaaatttttaaggataaaatacag TCAAAATTTGTTGTCGATGATaaagacaacaaaaaatatatcctTTCAAGCCTTGGAAAGAAATGGCGAGATGCACGATGTAGgttgtttaagaaattttataagTGGGACATTTCTTTGGAGgaaaatctacaaaattatccaCGTTCTATTAATCAAGACCATTGGACTATTTTTGTCCAATACAGGCGTAAGACAGATACAGTG GAGAAGGCTGATAAAAATGCTGCAAATAGAGAAAAGCTAAAGATCCTTCATACATTAGGCTCTAAGACGCTTGCAAGGAAGAGGGATGAGTTG GAACTGAGAGATGGTCGAAAATACAGTAGGGGTGAAATGTATTCAATTTGTCATAAAAAGTCTGATGGGTCATTTGTCAACGACGAAGCCAAGGAAAAATAT GAACAATTGCAAGTTGAAATTGGGAAGACTCCTTCTCCAAATGAAGCATTTGTTAATGTGTTTGGAAAAGAACATCCTGGATATGTTCGTTGTATGGGACTTGGAATAACACCATCACAAATTACTACATCTACTTCTCACTCTGTAAGATCGATGTCTTCCTCTGAAGCTAATGAAAAGATGGAGAAAATGCAAGCTGAAATTGATAGGCTTAAGAAAAGGGATTCTGAAGTTGATATGTTGAAGGAGCAAATTGCTTTCTTGATGCAAATGCAAAATTCTAGAGACAaacat GCAATGGACATAGAATCGCCAATAGATGGTAGACGTTCATCTGAGTCTAGCCACCAACCTGATGATCGTGGAACAACTTCATTAGGGACTAATTAG